A region of alpha proteobacterium U9-1i DNA encodes the following proteins:
- a CDS encoding hypothetical protein (FIG056333) — translation MGLASLLWALRVTDGARGGVEAWKKRNRELEDTISRADAIFGSHPGVVLIWEDGGDAGEWGAPKIYGSPLALASLLRFSDSAVAAEPAVRILQGLSLFEARDATGGAARLSPALKRLRQEGAPFSHTISTPDGVFVEVDGRTAGARAVVWILDASVRGVEEGGARGRIEEARQVIARDPAAFLEILNEAPFMAWRVSGALKLEWANPEYLRALEAKALDQALQRNLQLDQAAIEMAAKAIETGEVISETRSAVVGGQLRTLKVQMSPVAGGAAGVAIDVTDAEQAREQIAKQQRAHDETLNCLAEGVAVFDAQKRLVFFNRAFEETWGLDAGFLQDRPSHAAWLDYLKEKRKLPAHANYAEWRAGELALYQEVAELPEALWVVPDGRTLRIARQRHPGGGLLLVFSDITNELTLKSQYNALLQTQKAALDKLHEAVVVFGLDGRLKLSNAAYATMWKLDAALLENEMPFDRVVELCQPLFHDRAEWARVRARITDPSPEARTEYRGEMRRSDETVLKLLTRPLPDGATLVAFQDITADRRVEEALRERAEAFETADRLKTQFVENVSYQLRNPLQAIHGNAEMLHHRLFGPLNDRQVEQTGAIIEASSNLTKLIDNILDVAMVEAGNVTLDLAPVDLYETLTESVQMAASKARDTEVPIKIKCDPKIGEIEADHNRLTQVIVNLLSNALRHTERGDTIVVGAERLDGVVRLWVEDTGKGMPFDAQARAFDAFQSGDRRGAGLGLALVRSFIEMHGGWVALASEPGRGVTVTCHLPIQAPQAGPPPVPPNRKAA, via the coding sequence TTGGGCTTGGCTTCGCTTCTCTGGGCGTTGCGCGTCACCGATGGTGCGCGCGGCGGCGTTGAGGCGTGGAAGAAGCGCAATCGCGAGCTCGAGGACACGATCTCGCGCGCCGACGCGATCTTCGGCTCGCATCCCGGCGTCGTGCTGATTTGGGAAGATGGCGGCGACGCTGGCGAATGGGGCGCGCCGAAAATCTACGGCTCACCGCTGGCGCTTGCGAGCTTGCTGCGCTTTTCCGATTCAGCCGTGGCGGCGGAGCCCGCCGTGCGCATCCTGCAGGGTCTCTCGCTGTTTGAAGCGCGTGACGCCACCGGCGGCGCCGCGCGCTTGTCGCCGGCTCTGAAGCGTCTGCGCCAAGAAGGCGCGCCGTTTTCGCACACGATCTCGACGCCGGACGGCGTGTTCGTCGAAGTCGATGGCCGCACAGCCGGCGCGCGCGCTGTGGTGTGGATCCTGGACGCCAGCGTGCGCGGCGTCGAAGAGGGCGGCGCGCGCGGCCGCATCGAGGAAGCGCGCCAGGTGATCGCCCGCGATCCGGCGGCGTTCTTGGAAATTCTGAACGAAGCGCCGTTCATGGCTTGGCGCGTGTCGGGTGCGCTCAAGCTTGAATGGGCCAACCCGGAATACCTGCGCGCGCTCGAAGCCAAGGCGCTCGATCAAGCCTTGCAGCGCAACTTGCAACTCGACCAAGCCGCGATCGAAATGGCTGCGAAAGCCATTGAAACCGGTGAGGTCATCAGCGAAACGCGTTCTGCCGTCGTCGGCGGGCAATTGCGCACACTGAAGGTTCAAATGAGCCCGGTGGCGGGCGGCGCTGCTGGGGTGGCGATCGATGTCACCGACGCCGAACAGGCGCGCGAGCAAATCGCCAAGCAACAACGCGCGCATGATGAGACGCTGAATTGTCTCGCAGAAGGCGTGGCTGTGTTTGACGCGCAAAAGCGCTTGGTGTTCTTCAATCGCGCGTTCGAGGAAACCTGGGGTCTTGACGCGGGCTTCTTACAGGATCGCCCGTCGCATGCCGCGTGGCTCGACTATTTGAAAGAGAAGCGCAAGCTTCCCGCGCACGCAAACTACGCCGAATGGCGCGCCGGCGAATTGGCGCTCTACCAGGAAGTGGCGGAGCTGCCGGAAGCGCTTTGGGTGGTGCCCGACGGGCGCACGTTGCGTATCGCCCGCCAGCGTCATCCTGGCGGCGGCTTACTCTTGGTGTTCTCCGACATCACCAACGAATTGACGCTGAAGAGCCAGTACAACGCGCTGCTGCAAACCCAAAAGGCCGCGCTCGACAAATTGCACGAGGCGGTTGTCGTGTTCGGTCTCGACGGGCGCTTGAAGCTGTCGAACGCCGCGTACGCGACGATGTGGAAGCTCGACGCGGCGCTGCTCGAGAACGAGATGCCGTTCGACCGCGTGGTGGAGCTGTGCCAGCCGCTCTTCCACGATCGCGCCGAATGGGCGCGCGTGCGTGCGCGCATCACCGATCCTTCGCCCGAGGCGCGTACCGAATATCGCGGCGAAATGCGGCGCTCTGACGAAACGGTCCTGAAGCTCTTGACGCGGCCGCTGCCGGATGGCGCAACGCTCGTCGCGTTCCAGGACATCACCGCCGATCGCCGCGTCGAGGAGGCTCTGCGCGAACGCGCTGAAGCGTTCGAAACCGCCGATCGCCTGAAAACGCAATTCGTCGAGAACGTGAGCTATCAGCTGCGCAATCCGCTACAGGCGATTCATGGCAATGCAGAGATGCTGCATCATCGTCTGTTCGGCCCGCTGAACGATCGTCAGGTCGAGCAAACCGGTGCGATCATCGAAGCGTCAAGCAACCTCACGAAGCTGATCGACAACATTCTCGACGTCGCGATGGTTGAGGCGGGGAATGTCACGCTCGATCTGGCGCCCGTCGATCTTTATGAAACGCTCACGGAGAGCGTGCAGATGGCGGCGTCAAAGGCCCGCGACACTGAAGTGCCGATCAAGATCAAGTGCGATCCGAAGATTGGTGAGATCGAGGCCGATCATAACCGCCTCACGCAAGTGATCGTGAACCTGCTGTCAAACGCTCTCCGGCACACCGAACGCGGCGACACCATCGTCGTCGGCGCCGAACGGCTCGATGGCGTCGTGCGGCTGTGGGTGGAGGATACCGGGAAGGGAATGCCGTTCGATGCGCAAGCGCGTGCGTTCGACGCCTTTCAGTCCGGCGATCGACGCGGTGCGGGCTTAGGCCTCGCGCTTGTGCGCTCGTTCATCGAGATGCATGGCGGCTGGGTCGCGCTCGCGAGCGAGCCGGGGCGCGGCGTCACGGTGACGTGCCATCTGCCGATCCAAGCGCCGCAGGCTGGCCCGCCGCCAGTTCCGCCGAACCGCAAGGCCGCTTAA
- a CDS encoding chromate transport protein ChrA: protein MSEATPSFGELARASLKVGCLGFGGPAGQIALMHRIFVDEKKWIDEARYLHALNYCMLLPGPEAQQLATYVGWLLHGVRGGVVAGALFVLPGALTVLGLSWLYVTQGQTPIVAALFYGVKAAVVAFIVDALWRIGKRALKARADAIVAALAFVALYVFGVPFTLVILAAGLFGAIVSKPLPATGEPGASPSAARALQAALVWGAAWLAPVAIVIAYLGPDHVLSAVSVLFSQLALVTFGGAYAVLAYLQQQAVDVHAWLTPGQMIDGLGLAETTPGPLILVNQFVGFIAGWQAQGGGLGLALAAAALASWCTFAPSFVWIFAGAPYAEHLRRNRFAAGALRAVTAAVLGVIASLALWFAQHVLFTQTTNFDTPWGRALHLPALASFDVAATAIAFVAAVALIRFKANAALVVLMCAAAGWALTAL, encoded by the coding sequence ATGAGTGAAGCGACCCCAAGCTTCGGCGAACTCGCGCGCGCCAGCCTCAAGGTCGGCTGCCTCGGCTTCGGCGGGCCGGCGGGGCAGATCGCCTTGATGCACCGCATCTTCGTCGACGAGAAAAAATGGATCGATGAAGCGCGATATCTGCACGCGCTGAACTATTGCATGTTGCTGCCGGGCCCTGAGGCGCAGCAGCTCGCGACTTATGTCGGCTGGCTCCTGCACGGCGTGCGCGGCGGCGTTGTCGCCGGCGCCTTGTTCGTGTTGCCCGGCGCGTTGACCGTGCTCGGCTTGTCGTGGCTCTACGTCACACAGGGCCAGACGCCGATTGTCGCCGCTTTGTTCTACGGCGTGAAAGCAGCGGTAGTGGCGTTCATCGTCGATGCTTTGTGGCGCATCGGCAAACGCGCGCTGAAGGCACGCGCCGACGCGATCGTCGCGGCTTTGGCGTTCGTGGCGCTTTACGTGTTTGGCGTGCCGTTTACGTTGGTCATACTCGCCGCCGGATTGTTCGGCGCGATTGTGTCGAAGCCCTTGCCGGCCACTGGCGAACCGGGTGCGTCGCCGTCCGCCGCGCGGGCGTTGCAGGCTGCGTTGGTGTGGGGCGCGGCGTGGTTGGCGCCGGTGGCGATTGTTATCGCGTATTTGGGGCCGGACCATGTTTTGAGTGCAGTGAGCGTGTTGTTCAGCCAACTCGCGCTTGTCACGTTCGGCGGCGCCTACGCGGTGTTGGCCTATCTTCAACAACAGGCTGTCGACGTGCACGCCTGGCTCACGCCTGGCCAGATGATCGACGGCCTCGGGCTCGCGGAAACAACGCCCGGGCCGCTGATCCTCGTGAATCAATTCGTCGGCTTCATCGCCGGTTGGCAAGCGCAGGGCGGGGGGCTTGGGCTTGCGCTCGCCGCCGCCGCGCTCGCAAGCTGGTGCACGTTCGCGCCTTCGTTCGTATGGATTTTTGCCGGCGCGCCCTATGCGGAGCATCTGCGCCGTAATCGCTTCGCGGCGGGCGCGTTGCGTGCTGTCACCGCCGCTGTGCTTGGCGTCATCGCCAGCCTCGCGCTCTGGTTTGCGCAACACGTGTTGTTCACGCAAACGACCAATTTCGACACGCCGTGGGGGCGCGCGCTGCACCTGCCGGCGCTGGCCTCGTTCGATGTCGCCGCAACCGCGATCGCGTTCGTGGCGGCGGTCGCTCTGATCCGGTTCAAGGCAAACGCGGCGTTGGTGGTCCTCATGTGCGCAGCTGCGGGTTGGGCGCTGACCGCGCTTTAA
- a CDS encoding Mn superoxide dismutase, producing the protein MRYEIAPLFCRPWTLNGITPRLIESHYENNYGAAVKRLNAIWTELDGPALNVASVQMIHRLKQEEASALNSALLHELYFASLGGDGRVLPTLLAEALSRDFGSVDLWRNQFVALAEALAGGSGWVLLAWLPRLGRLINQSVTDTSPPIAGAIPILALDMFEHAFHIDFGPNASAYVAAFMRNIEWNAVRERYEDALSTRPPRPLEQKEFADLPSVSADDVNAMLRSGAPVQIIDVRPRHYSSRASDIMDGAVWRDPERVDEWMGEFSKDTPIITYCVYGFHIGCQTAEKLRKAGYEAQYMAGGHSAWKAIEGPVKLFPTAVRPDAAHE; encoded by the coding sequence ATGCGCTACGAGATTGCGCCCTTGTTCTGCCGCCCCTGGACGCTTAACGGCATCACGCCGCGGCTGATCGAGAGTCACTACGAGAACAATTATGGCGCCGCGGTGAAGCGCTTGAATGCGATCTGGACCGAGCTTGATGGGCCCGCGCTCAACGTTGCTTCCGTTCAAATGATCCATCGGCTCAAGCAAGAAGAAGCTTCGGCGCTGAATTCGGCGCTGCTGCACGAACTGTACTTCGCAAGCCTAGGCGGCGATGGGCGCGTCCTTCCAACGCTGCTAGCAGAAGCGCTTTCGCGTGATTTTGGTTCGGTGGATCTTTGGCGAAATCAGTTTGTCGCCTTGGCGGAGGCGCTGGCCGGCGGTTCGGGCTGGGTTTTGCTGGCGTGGCTTCCTCGCCTTGGCCGGCTCATCAACCAAAGCGTCACTGACACGAGCCCGCCGATTGCGGGCGCCATCCCGATCCTCGCGCTCGATATGTTTGAACACGCCTTTCATATCGATTTCGGTCCCAACGCCTCCGCCTATGTCGCGGCGTTCATGCGCAACATAGAATGGAACGCGGTGCGTGAACGGTACGAGGACGCACTTTCCACCAGACCGCCGAGGCCGCTCGAACAGAAGGAATTCGCCGACCTGCCGTCAGTCAGCGCGGATGACGTAAACGCTATGTTGCGATCTGGAGCACCGGTGCAGATCATCGACGTGCGCCCGCGGCACTATAGCAGCAGGGCGAGCGACATCATGGACGGCGCCGTTTGGCGCGATCCCGAACGCGTTGACGAATGGATGGGTGAGTTCTCCAAAGATACGCCAATCATCACCTACTGCGTCTATGGATTTCACATCGGATGCCAGACGGCGGAAAAGCTGCGCAAGGCGGGGTATGAAGCGCAATACATGGCGGGTGGTCACTCCGCCTGGAAGGCGATCGAGGGACCTGTGAAGCTTTTTCCAACCGCCGTGCGCCCCGACGCCGCACATGAGTGA
- a CDS encoding ferredoxin, 2Fe-2S gives MAKITYIEASGKEHVIDAPNGQTVMEAAVKHAVPGIDADCGGACACATCHVYVDPDWLGKTGEPGSMEQSMLDFANDVETNSRLSCQIKVSDALDGLVVRLPKSQH, from the coding sequence ATGGCGAAGATCACGTACATCGAAGCGAGCGGCAAAGAGCACGTCATCGACGCGCCGAACGGCCAAACGGTGATGGAAGCGGCGGTGAAGCACGCCGTGCCGGGCATCGACGCAGATTGCGGCGGCGCCTGCGCGTGCGCCACATGCCACGTGTATGTCGATCCGGATTGGCTCGGCAAGACTGGCGAACCCGGCAGTATGGAGCAATCCATGCTGGACTTCGCCAATGACGTGGAAACCAATTCGCGGCTTTCGTGTCAGATCAAGGTGAGCGACGCGCTTGACGGCCTGGTGGTGCGTCTGCCGAAGAGCCAGCACTAG
- a CDS encoding superoxide dismutase SodM-like protein ChrF — translation MCPSKKEEALQEFFGARRPTCWVTRERPKIDRIACPWAIRRFIDANAEIIYVPTQEVFDTAAREKAVAFDIPGAPISHEDELCSFDTLLARFGLNDDQALAKVARIVRGADTDHHEIAPEAAGLHAISLGLSQNFDDDHALLAQGMVVYDALYAWAKNGKVERHTWTPPA, via the coding sequence ATGTGCCCGAGCAAGAAAGAGGAGGCGCTGCAGGAATTCTTCGGCGCACGACGTCCAACCTGCTGGGTGACGCGCGAACGCCCCAAGATCGATCGCATTGCTTGCCCCTGGGCGATCCGACGCTTCATCGACGCAAACGCCGAGATCATCTACGTGCCGACGCAAGAAGTATTCGACACCGCCGCGCGCGAAAAAGCGGTTGCGTTCGACATTCCAGGCGCGCCGATCTCGCACGAGGACGAGCTGTGCAGCTTCGACACTCTTCTTGCCCGGTTCGGTCTCAATGACGACCAAGCGCTGGCGAAAGTCGCCCGCATCGTCCGCGGCGCCGACACCGATCATCACGAGATCGCCCCGGAGGCCGCGGGTCTGCACGCCATATCGCTCGGTCTGTCGCAAAACTTTGATGACGACCACGCTTTGCTCGCGCAAGGCATGGTGGTTTATGACGCGCTCTATGCGTGGGCCAAGAACGGCAAAGTGGAGCGGCACACGTGGACGCCGCCCGCATGA
- a CDS encoding ferredoxin reductase has product MDEIRRVIIIGAGQAGGETAQRLRQGGFTGEITLIGEEPHAPYQRPPLSKQYLSGELPMERVLLRPPEVYTHENIAWLKSTRAVWIDRTNRRVRLEGGRELSYDALVLATGARPRKLPLAGADLAGVHVLRTAGDVDAMRAAFVPGAKLVVVGAGYIGLEVTAVARKLGLDVTVVESAVRPLARVTSPEMAGFFLDEHTSKGVRFVLGGQCALIKGVDRVRGVGLDDGQEVAADIVIAGIGVTPDVALAQHSGLTIGNGIVTDRQCRTSDPAIFAIGDCASRPMVHYDNRVERLESVHNAIEGAKIAAATILGQAPPAEETPWFWSDQYDLKLQIAGLFGGYDHTVLRGSMADRAFAMFYYKGERLIAVDAINKPAEFLGTKMLIAKGLSIAPDILADASRPMKELVAEAQKTASQKT; this is encoded by the coding sequence ATGGACGAAATCCGACGCGTCATCATTATCGGCGCCGGCCAAGCCGGCGGCGAGACGGCGCAGCGCCTGCGCCAAGGCGGATTTACGGGCGAGATCACGTTGATCGGCGAAGAGCCGCACGCGCCCTATCAGCGTCCGCCGCTGTCGAAGCAATACCTTTCCGGCGAACTGCCGATGGAGCGCGTGCTGCTGCGCCCGCCTGAAGTTTACACCCACGAAAACATAGCCTGGCTGAAATCAACACGCGCGGTTTGGATCGACCGGACCAACCGTCGTGTGCGCCTCGAGGGCGGGCGCGAGCTGTCATACGACGCGCTCGTGCTGGCGACTGGCGCGCGCCCGCGCAAGCTACCGCTTGCAGGCGCCGATCTCGCGGGCGTGCACGTGCTGCGCACGGCCGGCGACGTCGACGCCATGCGCGCCGCGTTCGTTCCGGGCGCCAAGCTCGTGGTTGTCGGCGCCGGCTATATCGGCCTTGAAGTCACGGCTGTGGCCCGCAAGCTCGGGCTCGACGTCACCGTTGTCGAAAGCGCCGTGCGGCCCTTGGCGCGCGTCACTAGCCCGGAAATGGCGGGCTTCTTCCTCGACGAGCATACCTCCAAGGGCGTGCGTTTCGTGCTCGGAGGACAATGCGCCCTGATCAAAGGCGTCGACCGCGTACGCGGCGTTGGCCTTGACGATGGGCAGGAGGTCGCCGCCGATATCGTGATCGCCGGCATCGGCGTAACGCCGGATGTGGCGCTTGCCCAGCACTCGGGGCTGACCATTGGCAACGGCATCGTCACAGATCGCCAATGCCGCACCTCCGATCCCGCGATCTTCGCCATCGGCGACTGCGCAAGCCGGCCGATGGTGCATTACGACAATCGGGTCGAGCGGCTTGAAAGCGTGCACAACGCCATCGAAGGCGCGAAGATCGCTGCGGCAACCATCCTCGGCCAGGCGCCTCCCGCGGAGGAAACCCCCTGGTTCTGGTCCGATCAGTATGATTTGAAGCTTCAGATCGCCGGATTGTTCGGCGGCTATGATCACACCGTCTTGCGCGGGAGCATGGCCGATCGCGCATTCGCGATGTTCTATTACAAGGGCGAGCGGCTGATCGCAGTCGATGCGATCAACAAGCCCGCCGAGTTTTTGGGGACGAAGATGCTCATCGCAAAGGGCCTCTCGATCGCACCGGATATCTTGGCCGATGCGTCACGTCCGATGAAGGAACTCGTCGCCGAAGCACAAAAAACCGCATCGCAGAAGACCTGA
- a CDS encoding tsaE protein (required for threonylcarbamoyladenosine t(6)A37 formation in tRNA): MRSPVAASGPVSGTVILDSHEILLVDAAATEALGARLGAHLSVGDVVCLSGGLGAGKTTLARGAISAWTGRDEEAPSPTYTLVQTYEGPRGELWHVDLYRLKTAEEAWELGLEDAFAGAACLIEWPERLDGYLPPSRLDIALEPRDGGRVARLAGHGLWRTKLDAI; this comes from the coding sequence ATGCGTTCGCCTGTCGCAGCATCCGGCCCCGTGAGCGGTACTGTCATCCTTGATTCGCACGAGATTTTGCTGGTCGACGCGGCGGCGACCGAAGCCTTGGGCGCGCGCCTCGGCGCGCACCTGTCGGTGGGGGATGTCGTTTGCCTTTCGGGCGGCCTCGGCGCGGGCAAAACCACTTTGGCGCGCGGCGCCATCTCCGCCTGGACGGGACGGGACGAGGAGGCGCCCAGCCCTACCTATACCTTGGTCCAAACCTATGAAGGCCCGCGGGGCGAACTTTGGCATGTCGATCTGTACCGGCTCAAAACCGCGGAAGAGGCTTGGGAATTGGGTCTGGAAGACGCATTTGCTGGGGCGGCGTGCTTGATCGAATGGCCCGAACGTTTGGACGGCTATTTGCCGCCGAGCCGGCTGGACATCGCACTCGAACCGCGCGACGGCGGGCGCGTCGCCCGGCTCGCGGGTCACGGCCTATGGAGAACGAAACTTGACGCGATCTGA
- a CDS encoding peptidase M20 has protein sequence MFAQAHAQDLTPDRTAFRAIYEELVEIDTSPTNGNCTRAAEAMAVHLRNAGFAENDVHVIVPEGRPDDGNLVATLRGTSRQRAILLLAHIDVVDARREDWERDPFTLVEENGFFYGRGTADDKAMAAVWVDLMVRMRRENARPRRTIRMALTCGEETSNRINGVDYILQNRRELIAADFAINEGAGGTLSENGTPVVFNVQAGEKIHQVYTLEVTNPGGHSSRPVPDNAIYRLSQGLERLSQHAFPTEVTPVTRTFFERMAPMVGGEQSLAMAALARNPNDAAAAATLSRDPSYNAMLRTTCVATQLEAGHAPNALPQRARATLSCRVMQGTTPEQVQEALRQVMADPQIDVQIVRRREGSQAPQLTREIMGPIERHVERMWPGTPIVPTMTVGATDGRFLNTAGIPTYGVSGMFSTPGETNAHGLNEKIRVQSLYEGRDFLEAIVRDYAR, from the coding sequence ATGTTTGCGCAGGCGCACGCGCAGGACCTGACACCGGACCGCACCGCGTTTCGCGCCATCTACGAAGAGCTGGTCGAGATCGACACTTCGCCGACCAACGGCAATTGCACGCGCGCCGCCGAGGCGATGGCGGTGCATCTGCGCAATGCAGGCTTTGCCGAGAACGATGTTCACGTGATCGTGCCAGAAGGCCGGCCTGATGACGGCAATCTTGTCGCGACATTGCGCGGCACGTCACGGCAGCGGGCGATTTTGTTGCTGGCGCACATCGACGTTGTCGACGCACGACGCGAGGATTGGGAGCGCGACCCGTTCACGCTGGTTGAGGAGAATGGCTTCTTTTACGGCCGCGGTACGGCGGATGACAAAGCGATGGCGGCGGTGTGGGTCGATCTCATGGTGCGTATGCGGCGCGAGAACGCGCGCCCGCGGCGCACCATCCGCATGGCGCTGACGTGCGGCGAAGAGACCTCGAACCGGATCAATGGCGTCGACTACATTCTACAAAATCGCCGCGAATTGATCGCCGCCGACTTCGCCATCAATGAAGGCGCTGGCGGCACTTTGAGCGAGAACGGCACGCCGGTTGTGTTCAACGTGCAAGCGGGTGAGAAAATCCATCAAGTCTACACACTGGAAGTGACGAACCCCGGCGGCCATTCCTCACGCCCAGTGCCGGACAATGCGATCTATCGTTTGAGCCAAGGCCTGGAGCGCCTCTCGCAGCACGCCTTCCCAACGGAAGTCACGCCAGTAACGCGCACCTTCTTTGAACGCATGGCGCCGATGGTTGGCGGGGAGCAGAGCCTCGCCATGGCGGCGCTGGCGCGGAACCCAAACGACGCCGCTGCGGCCGCTACGCTTTCGCGTGATCCGAGCTACAATGCGATGTTGCGCACCACGTGCGTCGCCACGCAACTTGAAGCCGGCCACGCTCCCAACGCGCTGCCGCAACGCGCGCGCGCCACACTCTCCTGCCGCGTCATGCAAGGCACGACGCCGGAACAAGTCCAAGAGGCGCTCCGCCAAGTTATGGCCGATCCGCAGATTGACGTGCAGATCGTGCGCCGCCGCGAAGGTTCGCAGGCGCCGCAACTGACGCGAGAGATCATGGGCCCGATCGAGCGCCACGTTGAGCGCATGTGGCCTGGCACACCGATCGTGCCGACAATGACCGTAGGCGCCACGGATGGGCGTTTCCTCAACACTGCGGGAATTCCCACCTACGGCGTCAGCGGTATGTTTTCCACACCGGGCGAGACCAACGCTCACGGACTCAACGAAAAAATTCGTGTCCAATCATTGTACGAAGGCCGCGATTTCCTTGAGGCGATCGTCCGCGACTATGCGCGCTAA
- a CDS encoding ornithine cyclodeaminase gives MDAARMSEVLVLSGAEIRRLMRPSDYLRAMDEAFRAGDRVKSAPPMHIEAIGGAFHAKGAAMLGDRPLVALKFNGNFPDNSARGLPTIQGALLLCDAVNGAVLAIMDSIEITLKRTAATTALAARHLARPESLTLAICGCGEQARAHVEALAALFRFERGYAWDKFPERAAALAAEMRSRHGFAFDAAASLGAATRGADIIVTCTTTDAPFLASEHVSPGAFVAAIGADNPHKSEITPALMARSKVVVDVLDQCLVMGDLHHAVAADAMTAAQVHADMAELTTGAKSGRASAGEIIVFDSTGTALQDVASAAIVYERARQSGRGVELSLA, from the coding sequence GTGGACGCCGCCCGCATGAGCGAGGTGCTTGTGCTCTCTGGTGCTGAAATCCGGCGTCTGATGCGCCCATCGGATTATCTGCGCGCGATGGACGAGGCGTTCCGCGCTGGCGATCGAGTGAAGTCGGCCCCGCCAATGCACATTGAGGCCATTGGCGGCGCCTTTCACGCCAAAGGCGCGGCGATGCTTGGCGATCGGCCGCTGGTGGCGCTCAAATTCAACGGCAATTTTCCCGACAATTCGGCGCGTGGACTGCCGACGATACAGGGTGCGCTCCTGTTATGCGACGCGGTGAACGGCGCCGTTCTGGCGATCATGGATTCGATCGAGATCACCCTGAAGCGCACGGCCGCGACCACGGCGCTGGCGGCGCGGCATCTTGCGCGCCCGGAGTCGTTGACGTTGGCGATCTGCGGCTGTGGTGAACAAGCACGCGCACACGTCGAGGCGCTCGCGGCGTTGTTCCGCTTTGAGCGCGGCTACGCCTGGGACAAATTCCCCGAGCGCGCGGCGGCGTTGGCGGCCGAGATGCGAAGCAGGCATGGCTTTGCGTTCGACGCTGCGGCATCCCTCGGCGCAGCCACGCGCGGTGCGGATATCATCGTTACGTGCACAACGACGGACGCGCCGTTTCTAGCTAGCGAACACGTGTCGCCGGGGGCCTTTGTCGCTGCGATCGGCGCGGATAATCCGCACAAAAGTGAAATCACACCGGCATTGATGGCGCGCTCGAAAGTTGTCGTCGACGTGTTGGATCAATGCTTGGTCATGGGTGATTTGCATCACGCCGTGGCGGCAGACGCGATGACCGCCGCGCAGGTACACGCGGACATGGCGGAGCTGACGACCGGCGCCAAGTCAGGCAGAGCCAGCGCCGGTGAAATCATCGTGTTCGATTCCACCGGAACCGCTCTTCAAGATGTCGCCAGCGCGGCCATTGTGTACGAGCGGGCGCGTCAGAGTGGGCGCGGGGTTGAATTGTCGCTTGCGTAA
- a CDS encoding glycine cleavage system transcriptional activator GcvA yields MANWIAPSISSVRAFEASARHGSFTRAAGELNITQSAVSHAIRELEARLGVALFHREGRALELTQAGKLYLPYVSDAIARLRAGDQALLDPTRRARVLTVSVSPSFAAKWLAPRLGSFSDANPDLDLRISAAPQHIDFSDSEIDVAVRHGDGDWPQLSCTRLCEETMFPVCSPALLKGKRPRTPADLPGLNLIHHRNADAWRAWLAAFGVNAPARALRGPSFSEMSLVIDAAIAGQGIALARSALADRDLREGRLARPLAEERPAPFAYWIVCPKPSAELPKIARFRDWLLAEAAPAKPKRRR; encoded by the coding sequence ATGGCAAATTGGATCGCTCCTTCGATTTCTTCGGTGCGCGCGTTCGAAGCGTCGGCGCGGCATGGGAGCTTTACGCGCGCCGCGGGCGAACTAAACATCACCCAAAGCGCGGTCAGCCACGCGATCCGCGAACTTGAAGCGCGTTTGGGCGTGGCGCTGTTTCATCGCGAGGGCCGCGCGCTAGAGCTGACCCAGGCCGGCAAGCTCTATCTCCCGTACGTCAGCGATGCGATTGCGCGATTGCGCGCTGGCGATCAGGCCTTGCTCGATCCCACACGGCGCGCGCGCGTGCTGACGGTGAGCGTATCGCCAAGCTTCGCGGCGAAATGGCTCGCGCCACGGCTTGGTTCTTTTTCCGATGCGAACCCCGATCTCGATCTGCGTATCAGCGCCGCGCCACAGCATATCGACTTCTCCGACAGCGAAATCGATGTCGCCGTGCGCCACGGCGATGGCGACTGGCCGCAGCTTTCCTGCACGCGCTTGTGTGAGGAGACGATGTTTCCGGTGTGTAGCCCTGCGCTGCTGAAGGGCAAGCGGCCACGCACGCCGGCGGATTTGCCGGGGCTCAACCTGATCCATCATCGCAACGCCGATGCGTGGCGCGCCTGGCTGGCGGCGTTTGGCGTAAATGCGCCGGCGCGCGCGTTGAGAGGGCCAAGCTTCAGCGAAATGAGCCTTGTCATCGACGCGGCGATCGCTGGCCAAGGCATCGCGCTCGCACGCAGCGCACTCGCCGACCGGGACTTGCGCGAAGGCCGCCTTGCGCGCCCGCTCGCGGAAGAACGCCCCGCGCCCTTCGCGTACTGGATCGTCTGCCCCAAACCTTCCGCGGAGCTGCCGAAGATCGCGCGCTTCCGCGACTGGCTGTTGGCGGAAGCCGCGCCGGCTAAGCCGAAGCGCCGGCGCTAG